One genomic region from Roseinatronobacter sp. S2 encodes:
- a CDS encoding ferredoxin:protochlorophyllide reductase (ATP-dependent) subunit N has product MSTDPTTCQSAPVLKERGQREVFCGLTGIIWLHRKMQDAFFLVVGSRTCAHLLQSAAGVMIFAEPRFGTAILEEKDLAGMADANEELDREVARLLARRPDIRQLFLVGSCPSEVIKLDLARAAERLSVQHAPNVRVLNFSGSGIETTFTQGEDACLASMVPTLPDTQARELLLVGALPDVVEDQALDLLAQMGIGPVRCLPARRAQDAPAIGPNTVFALTQPFLGDTHAALLGRGARHIPAPFPFGAEGTMLWLTAVAAEFGIAPDVVARVTAAPRARAEKSIAAAASTLRGKRIFFMPDSQLEVPLARFLTRECGMIAVEIGTPYLHAELHGPELDLIAAGPTLSEGQDVDRQLDRVRAARPDLTVCGLGLANPLEAEGLATKWAIELVFTPVHFFEQAGDLAALFARPLRRRAALGRQHPNFLEAAE; this is encoded by the coding sequence ATGAGCACGGACCCCACAACATGCCAATCCGCCCCCGTCCTGAAAGAACGCGGCCAGCGAGAGGTGTTTTGCGGCCTGACCGGCATCATCTGGCTGCACCGCAAGATGCAGGATGCGTTCTTTCTGGTCGTCGGCTCGCGCACCTGCGCACATTTGCTGCAATCGGCAGCGGGCGTGATGATCTTTGCCGAACCCCGTTTCGGCACGGCAATTCTGGAAGAAAAAGATCTGGCCGGCATGGCCGACGCCAATGAGGAACTGGACCGCGAAGTGGCCCGCCTGCTGGCCCGCCGCCCTGACATTCGCCAGTTGTTTCTGGTGGGGTCCTGCCCGTCCGAGGTGATCAAGCTGGACCTGGCGCGCGCGGCAGAACGTCTTAGCGTGCAGCATGCGCCCAACGTGCGGGTGCTGAACTTTTCAGGCTCCGGCATTGAAACGACCTTCACCCAAGGCGAAGATGCCTGTCTGGCGTCCATGGTGCCAACCCTGCCTGACACACAGGCCCGCGAACTGCTGCTGGTGGGTGCCCTGCCCGATGTGGTCGAGGATCAAGCCCTAGATCTTCTGGCGCAAATGGGCATTGGCCCTGTGCGGTGCCTGCCTGCGCGGCGCGCGCAGGATGCGCCCGCAATTGGCCCGAACACTGTATTTGCCCTGACACAGCCGTTTCTGGGCGACACGCATGCGGCATTGCTGGGTCGTGGCGCGCGCCATATCCCCGCACCTTTCCCGTTCGGGGCCGAAGGGACAATGCTGTGGCTGACTGCCGTTGCCGCAGAATTCGGCATTGCCCCAGACGTGGTGGCGCGTGTCACCGCAGCCCCCCGTGCGCGTGCCGAAAAATCCATTGCCGCCGCGGCCAGCACCCTGCGCGGTAAACGCATTTTCTTCATGCCCGACAGCCAGCTGGAAGTGCCACTGGCCCGGTTTCTGACGCGCGAATGCGGCATGATTGCCGTGGAAATCGGCACACCCTATCTGCACGCCGAATTGCACGGCCCCGAACTTGACCTGATTGCCGCAGGCCCGACCCTGTCCGAAGGGCAGGACGTGGACCGCCAGCTTGACCGTGTGCGCGCCGCGCGCCCTGATCTGACCGTGTGTGGCCTTGGCCTTGCCAACCCGCTGGAAGCCGAAGGGCTGGCCACCAAATGGGCGATCGAGCTGGTATTCACGCCTGTGCATTTCTTTGAACAGGCCGGTGATCTGGCCGCGCTTTTTGCGCGCCCCTTGCGCCGCCGTGCAGCCCTCGGCCGCCAGCATCCAAATTTCCTGGAGGCCGCCGAATGA
- the bchF gene encoding 2-vinyl bacteriochlorophyllide hydratase, protein MKPEGWDRQLYTPEQRARRDASRWTMVQGVLAPVQFLICLISAALVIRYLVTGEGYMAATVSVVIKTFALYAIMITGAIWEKEVFGQYLLADAFFWEDMVSFAVIALHTVYIVALIAGSMQPQQLMMLALVAYVAYAVNAAQFLWKLRVARLGAC, encoded by the coding sequence ATGAAACCGGAAGGATGGGACAGGCAACTTTACACGCCTGAACAGCGCGCCCGGCGCGACGCATCCCGCTGGACGATGGTGCAAGGCGTGCTGGCGCCGGTCCAGTTCCTTATCTGCCTGATTTCGGCCGCGCTGGTTATTCGCTACCTTGTGACAGGTGAAGGCTACATGGCGGCCACCGTTTCCGTCGTCATCAAGACATTTGCGCTTTATGCAATCATGATCACTGGCGCGATCTGGGAAAAAGAAGTGTTTGGCCAATACCTGCTGGCCGATGCGTTTTTCTGGGAAGACATGGTCAGCTTCGCGGTCATCGCGCTGCATACCGTATATATTGTCGCGTTAATCGCAGGCAGCATGCAGCCCCAACAGCTTATGATGCTGGCCCTTGTCGCCTATGTTGCCTATGCCGTGAATGCCGCGCAGTTCCTGTGGAAGTTACGCGTTGCACGACTGGGGGCCTGCTGA
- a CDS encoding B12-binding domain-containing protein: protein MEGLRLAHFDDMTSGQAVVRQFALRVVSELVQKSGVQSGEPDRDLLSLMVRLSKSADPGMFAAVYDEMKRRRVSAEHIVDIYLPAAISKLGNSWHEGELDIFQATIAMARLQSLLREIALAWFADQSGDCHDGRVFLVLPSGEQHSLGAMVAANQMRRLGISVRVSLLPTARSIEEELSEHRFHAVFVSASNRTSLTTCVELVKTIRAHSGRDLPVALGGALVTLLQKDMSLKRIAAMVGANIATTQISEALTSCGLAINHTSVE from the coding sequence ATGGAAGGACTTCGTTTAGCGCATTTTGACGACATGACTTCTGGTCAGGCGGTGGTGCGGCAGTTTGCACTTCGGGTTGTGTCGGAGCTTGTTCAGAAATCCGGTGTTCAGTCCGGCGAACCTGATCGGGATTTGCTGAGTCTGATGGTAAGATTGTCCAAAAGTGCTGATCCGGGCATGTTTGCGGCCGTCTATGACGAAATGAAGCGCAGGCGCGTATCTGCGGAACATATTGTCGATATCTATCTGCCTGCGGCCATTTCCAAACTGGGCAACAGTTGGCATGAGGGCGAGCTGGACATATTTCAGGCAACAATCGCCATGGCGCGCCTGCAATCCCTGTTGCGCGAGATTGCACTGGCATGGTTTGCCGACCAGTCCGGCGATTGCCATGACGGGCGCGTGTTTCTGGTGCTGCCGTCCGGCGAGCAGCATAGTCTGGGTGCGATGGTTGCGGCCAATCAGATGCGACGGTTGGGAATTTCGGTTCGGGTAAGTTTGCTGCCCACAGCACGATCCATCGAAGAGGAGTTGTCAGAGCATCGATTTCATGCGGTTTTTGTTTCTGCGTCTAACCGCACGTCGCTGACGACATGTGTTGAACTGGTTAAGACGATTCGCGCCCATTCCGGCAGGGATTTGCCGGTTGCTTTGGGCGGAGCATTGGTGACTTTGTTGCAAAAAGACATGAGTTTGAAGCGCATTGCTGCAATGGTGGGCGCAAATATAGCCACAACGCAGATATCAGAGGCTTTAACTTCCTGTGGTTTGGCCATAAATCACACCAGTGTAGAATAG
- the ppsR gene encoding transcriptional regulator PpsR encodes MSNEGARFLESGSVPVFGGDFFSAVLTSLADISLLITKEAIVRVIHVKPDAVSFDGVSRWVGQDFVALLDSESVPKFQARLADLVERADKGEVVPARWVEVSHVVKSGQTVPVRYVMHWIEESGEILLLGTDQRPVLEMQQMLLNAQIALERDYEAQREIDTRYRLLMDFTTDAVVLVSAMSGQIVDMNHNAASLLGSSRADLIKRSFADQFVGRGKDELMATLDVPSSMDAAPAIEVEAKADSRRLLLTPKIFRAAGEQLAIVRISDVAQGSSADGRLMANLRQLFHRGVDAIVFTDKEGSILAASETFLNLTDAPGLAAVRGRSMADFLSRGMVDLKVLLDNARRAGQLRMYSTKLKTDFDARVSVEISATWLDDRTDPVLALIVRNASNAAALRADNATPEANMRGVMELVGSSTLKDIVSETTNVIEKICIETAIELTRNNRVAAAEMLGLSRQSLYVKLRKYGILSRDEA; translated from the coding sequence GTGTCAAACGAAGGTGCCAGATTCCTTGAAAGTGGCTCGGTGCCCGTCTTCGGTGGGGATTTCTTTTCTGCCGTTCTGACCAGTCTTGCCGATATCTCTCTGCTTATCACGAAAGAAGCTATTGTTCGGGTTATCCATGTCAAGCCTGACGCCGTAAGTTTTGACGGTGTGTCGCGCTGGGTGGGTCAGGATTTCGTGGCCTTGCTGGATTCTGAAAGTGTGCCGAAGTTTCAGGCGCGCCTTGCCGATCTGGTCGAGCGCGCTGACAAAGGCGAAGTCGTTCCTGCGCGTTGGGTGGAAGTGTCGCATGTTGTGAAATCCGGCCAGACGGTGCCTGTGCGCTATGTCATGCACTGGATCGAGGAAAGCGGCGAGATTTTGCTGCTTGGAACTGACCAGCGCCCGGTTCTGGAAATGCAGCAGATGCTGTTGAACGCCCAGATAGCACTTGAACGCGACTATGAAGCGCAGCGGGAAATCGACACCCGATACCGCCTGCTTATGGATTTCACCACAGATGCGGTGGTTCTGGTATCGGCGATGTCGGGCCAGATTGTTGACATGAACCACAATGCGGCGTCTTTGCTGGGCAGTTCGCGCGCCGATCTTATCAAGCGTTCGTTCGCCGACCAGTTTGTCGGACGCGGCAAGGACGAATTGATGGCAACGCTTGATGTGCCATCCTCGATGGATGCCGCCCCCGCCATAGAGGTAGAGGCCAAGGCAGACTCGCGCCGTTTGTTGTTGACCCCCAAGATTTTCCGTGCCGCAGGCGAGCAACTGGCGATTGTCCGCATAAGCGACGTTGCACAAGGGTCATCTGCCGATGGCCGGTTGATGGCCAATCTGCGCCAGCTTTTCCATCGCGGGGTGGATGCGATTGTATTCACCGACAAGGAAGGGTCTATTCTGGCCGCAAGCGAGACATTCCTGAACCTGACCGATGCACCGGGCCTTGCGGCCGTGCGCGGGCGTTCGATGGCTGATTTCCTTAGCCGTGGCATGGTGGACCTGAAAGTGTTGCTGGACAATGCGCGCCGTGCGGGCCAGTTGCGCATGTATTCCACCAAGCTGAAAACAGATTTTGATGCCCGTGTTTCTGTGGAAATATCTGCAACATGGCTGGACGACCGCACTGATCCGGTGTTGGCGCTGATTGTGCGCAATGCGTCCAACGCTGCGGCGCTGCGCGCCGATAACGCAACCCCGGAGGCGAATATGCGCGGCGTGATGGAGCTTGTCGGTTCGTCCACGCTGAAGGATATTGTGTCCGAGACGACGAATGTGATCGAGAAGATCTGCATCGAAACCGCGATCGAGCTGACACGCAACAACCGCGTTGCGGCTGCGGAAATGCTGGGCCTGTCGCGCCAGTCACTTTATGTGAAGCTGCGCAAATATGGCATTCTTAGCCGTGACGAGGCGTAG
- the bchE gene encoding magnesium-protoporphyrin IX monomethyl ester anaerobic oxidative cyclase, with translation MRIVFVHPNYHSGGAEIAGNWPPAWVAYLTGSLRAAGFDDIHFIDAMTNHIDSDTLRARLAELEPDVVGTTAITPSIYMAEEVLQIAREVAPQAVTVLGGIHATFMYRQVLSEAPWIDVIVRGEGEEIVVNLMQAIAQGRWPADRRKIRGLAFAEGTEIVATQAASTVKNLDGIKPDWSILEWDKYIYVPLNRRVAIPNMARGCPFTCSFCSQWKFWRDYRVRDPIKVVDEIEDLVENHGVGFFILADEEPTINRRKFVEFCEELIRRDLPARVQWGINTRVTDIMRDRELLALYRKAGLVHVSLGTEAAAQLKLDQFNKETTVAENKEAIRLLREADIFVEAQFIVGLDNETPETLEETYRMAWDWQPDLANWAMYTPWPFTPLFQELRDQVEVFDYSKYNFVTPILKPAAMTRGELLDGVMKNYRRFYMQKALFHYPWRGTGYRRRYLLGCLKAFLKAGVGRTFYDLGKAGYWGPQSRDKVDFQFDMTRTIADAQMADWQASADVKARADERRAALRAQGKDRAAERAALKACGGGTQQLEAPRQFRMPNGATVSPQTVE, from the coding sequence ATGCGAATCGTGTTCGTTCACCCGAATTATCATTCCGGCGGTGCCGAAATCGCTGGCAACTGGCCGCCTGCATGGGTCGCGTATCTGACCGGCTCGCTGCGCGCGGCAGGATTTGATGATATTCATTTCATCGACGCCATGACCAACCATATCGACAGCGACACATTGCGCGCGCGCTTGGCCGAACTTGAACCCGATGTGGTGGGCACGACCGCGATTACGCCATCAATCTATATGGCCGAAGAAGTGCTGCAAATCGCGCGCGAGGTGGCCCCGCAGGCCGTAACAGTGCTGGGCGGCATTCACGCGACATTCATGTATCGGCAGGTTTTAAGTGAAGCGCCATGGATCGACGTGATCGTGCGCGGCGAGGGTGAGGAGATTGTCGTCAACCTTATGCAGGCCATCGCGCAGGGACGCTGGCCCGCTGACCGGCGCAAAATCCGCGGGCTTGCTTTCGCTGAAGGCACGGAAATTGTAGCCACACAGGCGGCATCAACAGTCAAGAATCTGGACGGGATCAAGCCGGACTGGTCTATTCTGGAATGGGACAAATACATCTATGTGCCGTTGAACCGGCGTGTGGCCATTCCCAACATGGCGCGGGGTTGCCCCTTTACCTGTTCATTTTGTAGCCAGTGGAAATTCTGGCGCGATTACCGCGTGCGCGACCCCATAAAGGTTGTCGATGAAATCGAGGATCTGGTTGAAAACCACGGTGTGGGCTTCTTTATTCTGGCCGATGAAGAACCCACCATTAACCGGCGTAAATTCGTGGAGTTTTGTGAAGAACTTATCCGTCGTGACCTGCCCGCGCGCGTGCAATGGGGCATCAATACCCGCGTCACCGACATCATGCGCGACCGCGAATTGCTGGCGCTGTATCGCAAGGCGGGGCTGGTGCATGTCAGCCTTGGTACCGAAGCAGCGGCACAACTGAAGCTGGACCAGTTCAACAAGGAAACCACGGTCGCGGAGAATAAAGAAGCCATCCGCCTGCTGCGCGAGGCTGATATTTTTGTGGAAGCGCAGTTTATCGTCGGGCTGGACAATGAAACGCCTGAAACGCTGGAAGAAACCTATCGCATGGCGTGGGACTGGCAGCCTGATCTGGCGAATTGGGCGATGTATACGCCATGGCCCTTCACGCCGCTGTTTCAGGAACTGCGCGATCAGGTCGAGGTGTTTGACTACTCCAAGTATAATTTCGTGACCCCCATTCTGAAACCCGCTGCCATGACGCGCGGCGAATTGCTGGACGGGGTGATGAAGAATTACCGCCGATTCTACATGCAAAAGGCGTTGTTTCATTACCCGTGGCGCGGCACCGGCTATCGGCGACGGTATCTTTTGGGCTGCCTGAAGGCATTCTTGAAGGCCGGTGTGGGGCGCACGTTCTATGATCTGGGCAAGGCCGGATACTGGGGGCCGCAATCCAGGGACAAGGTCGATTTCCAGTTCGACATGACCCGCACCATCGCAGATGCCCAGATGGCCGATTGGCAGGCCAGCGCGGATGTAAAGGCCAGGGCGGATGAACGCCGCGCCGCGCTTCGCGCCCAAGGCAAGGACCGCGCGGCTGAACGGGCAGCCCTCAAGGCCTGCGGGGGTGGGACGCAGCAGCTTGAAGCCCCGCGCCAGTTCCGCATGCCCAACGGGGCAACTGTTTCACCCCAAACGGTGGAATAG
- the bchJ gene encoding bacteriochlorophyll 4-vinyl reductase, producing MATAARIGPNAVLQHLAVLDAEIGVAWRGALLHLADVREPPATAGMLNEDEVARLHHAVRLYVPDRASAIQRAAGLATADYILANRIPRAAQLLIRTLPAPLGARVLAAAIARHAWTFAGSGRFRVRSHAPLWFEIADNPLAQHAAPHPVCDWHAAVFERLFATLVWPAASVTETSCCATGAPYCRFVITPRRGADGAVSAPARAAPQGMRWPVPVRDHG from the coding sequence ATGGCCACCGCCGCCCGCATTGGCCCGAATGCGGTTTTGCAGCATCTTGCGGTGTTAGATGCGGAAATCGGGGTGGCGTGGCGCGGTGCATTGCTGCATCTGGCCGATGTCCGCGAGCCCCCCGCCACGGCCGGAATGCTGAATGAGGATGAGGTGGCGCGCCTGCATCATGCCGTGCGACTGTATGTGCCAGACCGTGCATCCGCCATTCAGCGTGCGGCAGGGTTGGCCACGGCAGACTACATTCTTGCAAACCGTATTCCACGCGCCGCGCAACTTTTGATTCGCACCCTGCCTGCGCCTTTGGGCGCGCGGGTGCTGGCGGCGGCGATCGCGCGTCATGCATGGACATTCGCAGGGTCGGGGCGGTTTCGCGTGCGCAGCCACGCGCCCCTGTGGTTCGAGATTGCAGACAACCCGCTGGCGCAACACGCCGCGCCCCATCCGGTCTGTGACTGGCATGCTGCCGTGTTCGAGCGGTTATTTGCAACGCTGGTCTGGCCCGCTGCATCTGTGACAGAAACCAGTTGCTGCGCGACAGGCGCGCCATATTGCCGCTTTGTGATTACGCCCCGAAGGGGTGCGGATGGTGCGGTGTCTGCGCCTGCGCGCGCTGCCCCGCAGGGTATGCGGTGGCCTGTCCCGGTGCGTGATCACGGCTGA
- the chlG gene encoding chlorophyll synthase ChlG: MPKPAAMLELIKPVTWFPPMWAYLCGIVSVGVWPDSWALVVLGVLLAGPVVCGMSQAANDWCDRHVDAINEPHRPIPSGRIPGRWGLYIALIMSALALGVGWQLGPWGFGATVVGVLAAWAYSAEPVRAKRSGWWGPGLVGLSYEALPWFTGAAVIAAGAPRFEIVVIAVLYGLGAHGIMTINDFKAIEGDRQMGLRSLPVTLGPVDAATVAGTVMVLAQLLVVVLLLIWGAPVHAGAIALGIGVQIWALGRWRQDPARLAPWFNGTGVGPYVLGMMVAAFALRGIGA; this comes from the coding sequence ATGCCCAAGCCTGCCGCGATGCTGGAGCTTATCAAACCCGTGACATGGTTCCCGCCAATGTGGGCCTATCTGTGCGGGATCGTGTCCGTGGGGGTGTGGCCCGACAGCTGGGCGCTGGTGGTGCTGGGTGTGTTGCTGGCCGGTCCTGTTGTCTGCGGCATGTCGCAGGCCGCCAATGACTGGTGCGACCGCCATGTCGACGCCATTAATGAACCGCACCGCCCCATCCCGTCGGGGCGCATTCCGGGCCGGTGGGGGCTATATATTGCGCTGATCATGTCTGCCTTGGCGCTGGGTGTGGGCTGGCAACTGGGGCCTTGGGGCTTTGGCGCTACGGTTGTTGGTGTGCTGGCCGCATGGGCCTATTCCGCCGAACCGGTGCGCGCAAAACGTTCGGGCTGGTGGGGGCCGGGGCTTGTGGGCCTAAGCTATGAAGCGCTGCCGTGGTTTACGGGTGCAGCCGTCATCGCGGCCGGTGCGCCCCGGTTCGAGATTGTGGTGATTGCCGTCCTGTATGGTCTGGGCGCGCATGGCATCATGACAATAAATGATTTCAAAGCGATCGAGGGGGACCGCCAGATGGGGCTTCGGTCCCTGCCGGTGACCCTGGGGCCGGTTGATGCGGCAACGGTTGCGGGCACAGTGATGGTGCTGGCGCAGCTGCTTGTTGTGGTCTTGTTGCTGATCTGGGGCGCGCCCGTTCATGCAGGGGCCATCGCGCTTGGCATCGGTGTGCAGATCTGGGCGCTGGGGCGCTGGCGGCAGGACCCTGCGCGCCTTGCACCGTGGTTCAACGGCACGGGCGTTGGCCCTTATGTGCTGGGCATGATGGTGGCGGCGTTTGCGCTGCGGGGGATTGGCGCATGA
- a CDS encoding BCD family MFS transporter produces MTLSWVQIVRLGLVQACLGAIVVLMTSTLNRLMVVELALPVVLPGALVALHYGVQITRPNWGHLADQGGNRTRWIIAGMGILALGALGATLAIPVLESSFALGLALSVLAYAVIGLGVGASGTSLLALLATATAQSRRPAAATITWLMMIAGIALTAIMAGKYLDPYSHARLLVIVAVICSGAFGLTVLAVWGIERRVIARAAPAPIRFRDGMRDIWADTRARHFTFFVFLSMTAYFMQELILEPYAGLVFGFTPGQSTQMSGAQNGGVFLGMVLVGVAATGLRLGSLRVWVVSGCTGSALTLVAIAGAALWALPLVPLVVALGFFNGMFAVAAIGSMMQLAGEGRDKREGTRVGLWGASQAIAAGFGGLTGAALVDLARSLLPVADAFGAVFLFQAVIFIASALLAARIMTPRDTALLVPGE; encoded by the coding sequence ATGACGCTAAGCTGGGTGCAGATCGTCCGCCTTGGGCTGGTTCAGGCCTGTCTGGGCGCGATTGTGGTGCTGATGACATCCACGCTGAACCGGCTGATGGTGGTGGAACTGGCGCTGCCGGTGGTGCTGCCGGGCGCATTGGTGGCACTGCATTACGGCGTGCAGATCACGCGGCCCAACTGGGGCCATCTGGCCGATCAGGGGGGCAACCGCACGCGCTGGATTATTGCGGGCATGGGTATTCTGGCCCTTGGGGCCTTGGGCGCAACGCTGGCCATTCCGGTGCTGGAGTCCAGTTTCGCACTTGGGCTGGCGTTGTCAGTGCTGGCTTATGCGGTGATCGGGCTGGGCGTGGGCGCATCGGGCACGTCCCTTCTGGCGCTGCTGGCCACGGCCACGGCGCAATCGCGCCGCCCTGCGGCAGCGACAATCACATGGTTGATGATGATTGCAGGCATTGCCCTGACCGCGATTATGGCGGGCAAGTATCTGGACCCTTACAGCCATGCGCGCCTGTTGGTGATTGTCGCGGTCATCTGTTCAGGGGCGTTCGGACTGACTGTGCTGGCCGTCTGGGGGATTGAACGGCGGGTGATTGCCCGCGCAGCGCCTGCGCCAATACGCTTTCGCGACGGAATGCGCGATATCTGGGCCGATACCCGCGCGCGGCATTTCACCTTTTTCGTGTTTCTGTCGATGACCGCGTATTTCATGCAGGAACTGATCCTGGAACCCTATGCGGGTTTGGTGTTCGGGTTCACACCGGGGCAATCGACGCAAATGTCGGGCGCGCAGAATGGCGGTGTGTTTCTGGGCATGGTGCTGGTTGGGGTTGCGGCAACGGGGCTGCGGCTGGGGTCGTTGCGGGTTTGGGTGGTTTCCGGCTGCACGGGGTCCGCGTTGACGCTGGTTGCAATTGCGGGGGCAGCCTTGTGGGCGCTGCCTTTGGTGCCGCTGGTGGTTGCGTTGGGGTTCTTCAACGGGATGTTCGCGGTCGCGGCCATCGGGTCGATGATGCAGCTTGCGGGCGAAGGGCGCGACAAGCGCGAAGGCACGCGCGTGGGGCTTTGGGGCGCATCACAGGCGATTGCGGCAGGCTTTGGCGGGCTGACAGGGGCCGCGCTGGTGGATCTGGCCCGCAGCCTGTTGCCTGTGGCGGATGCGTTTGGGGCCGTGTTCCTGTTTCAGGCCGTAATTTTCATCGCGTCGGCCCTGCTGGCTGCACGCATCATGACACCGCGCGACACTGCGCTGCTGGTTCCGGGGGAATAA
- a CDS encoding geranylgeranyl diphosphate reductase — protein MEYDVFVVGGGPSGATAADDLARAGHKVALLDRAGRIKPCGGAIPPRAIADFEIPMTQLVARITTARMISPTGRMVDIPIENGFVGMVDRQDFDEFLRLRAVGNGATRLTGTYLRIDRDKDGTHVVWRDKTSGEEMRSATRLVIGADGARSNVARAEVPGGDKIPYVIAYHEIIKAPPANDRYDPDRCDVIYDGRISSDFYGWVFPHGKHVSVGMGTEIGGADLKKATADLRAMSGLTGCETIRREGAPIPLRPMDRWDNGRDVVLAGDAAGVVAPSSGEGIYYAMVGGRVAATAAQAALASGRARDLALARKLFMRDHKTVFKVLRSMQDAYYKSDDRRERFVSLCHDIDVQRLTFEAYMNKKLVAARPLAHIKIGVKNLLHLSGLVRPGFT, from the coding sequence ATGGAATATGACGTCTTTGTTGTGGGGGGTGGCCCGTCCGGTGCCACGGCAGCCGATGATCTGGCGCGCGCAGGCCACAAGGTGGCACTGCTGGACAGGGCAGGGCGTATAAAACCCTGCGGGGGCGCCATTCCGCCCCGCGCAATCGCGGATTTTGAAATCCCCATGACGCAGCTTGTCGCCCGGATCACCACAGCGCGGATGATTTCGCCCACCGGTCGCATGGTCGATATTCCCATCGAAAACGGCTTTGTCGGTATGGTGGACCGGCAGGATTTTGACGAATTCCTGCGCCTGCGGGCAGTGGGAAATGGGGCCACGCGGCTGACGGGAACCTATCTGCGGATAGACCGCGACAAGGACGGCACGCATGTTGTCTGGCGTGACAAGACCAGCGGAGAGGAGATGCGCAGCGCCACACGGCTGGTGATCGGCGCAGATGGCGCGCGCTCCAACGTGGCTCGCGCCGAGGTGCCGGGCGGCGACAAGATACCCTATGTCATTGCCTATCACGAAATCATCAAGGCCCCGCCCGCCAATGACCGCTATGACCCCGACCGCTGCGATGTCATTTATGACGGGCGCATCAGTTCGGATTTCTACGGCTGGGTGTTCCCGCATGGCAAACATGTCAGCGTGGGCATGGGCACCGAAATAGGTGGCGCGGACCTGAAGAAAGCAACGGCTGACCTGCGCGCCATGTCGGGCCTGACAGGGTGCGAAACCATCCGGCGCGAAGGCGCGCCGATTCCGCTGCGTCCGATGGACCGCTGGGACAATGGCCGCGATGTGGTGCTGGCCGGTGACGCCGCAGGCGTCGTGGCCCCCAGTTCGGGCGAGGGGATCTATTACGCCATGGTCGGCGGGCGCGTGGCCGCAACTGCGGCACAGGCGGCGCTGGCCAGTGGCCGCGCACGCGATCTGGCGCTGGCGCGCAAGCTGTTCATGCGCGACCACAAGACTGTGTTCAAGGTCTTGCGTTCCATGCAGGATGCCTATTACAAATCCGATGATCGGCGCGAACGCTTTGTCAGCCTGTGCCATGACATTGACGTGCAGCGTCTGACATTCGAGGCCTATATGAACAAGAAACTGGTGGCCGCCCGCCCGCTGGCGCATATCAAGATCGGGGTGAAGAACCTGTTGCATCTGTCGGGGCTGGTCCGGCCCGGTTTCACATGA
- the idi gene encoding isopentenyl-diphosphate Delta-isomerase, with translation MSGALIPAWENGQLVPVDKLEVHQRGLKHKAISIFVTEGARVLLQRRALGKYHTPGLWTNTCCTHPHWDEDDQSCATRRLREELGITGLPLTHVAEIEYRADVGGGLIEHEVVQVFTAQAMADLTVIPNPDEVAATDWISLQALPAIVERSPDRFTPWLRIYLRDHADRIFSPAAECAGNR, from the coding sequence ATGAGTGGCGCATTGATCCCTGCGTGGGAAAACGGACAACTGGTGCCTGTCGACAAGCTGGAGGTTCACCAGCGCGGCCTGAAGCACAAGGCGATTTCCATCTTTGTGACCGAAGGCGCGCGTGTCTTGCTGCAACGCCGCGCCTTGGGCAAATATCACACGCCCGGATTGTGGACAAACACCTGCTGCACCCATCCCCATTGGGACGAGGATGACCAGAGCTGCGCCACGCGTCGCTTGCGCGAGGAACTGGGCATTACCGGATTGCCCCTGACCCATGTTGCGGAAATCGAATACCGCGCCGATGTGGGCGGCGGGCTGATTGAGCATGAAGTCGTGCAGGTGTTCACCGCGCAGGCCATGGCCGACCTTACGGTTATTCCCAACCCTGATGAAGTGGCCGCGACCGACTGGATCAGCCTGCAGGCCCTGCCCGCGATTGTGGAGCGGTCCCCTGACCGGTTCACCCCATGGCTGCGCATCTATCTGCGTGATCACGCAGACCGGATTTTCAGCCCCGCGGCGGAATGTGCAGGCAACCGCTAG